A window of Rhododendron vialii isolate Sample 1 chromosome 13a, ASM3025357v1 contains these coding sequences:
- the LOC131315011 gene encoding uncharacterized protein LOC131315011 isoform X1, whose product MALSNAKVYGFIVGDFIELAPSLKTGIISPNKSKTQLMGHQSRKKKEGSNSSRTFPSKLEDSEIAKNSLLATKSGDFDEEVSSSEVSSVKLSSHAMPEAGQADLSTFQPKENTKLHQFSKSDSSNSSAVHPVRSLGEGNLDYDSIARSCSFKFQ is encoded by the exons ATGGCATTAAGTAACGCAAAAGTCTACGGTTTCATTGTTGGAGACTTTATCGAACTTGCTCCTTCTCTAAAG ACTGGTATTATTTCTCCAAATAAATCGAAGACGCAGCTAATGGGGCATCAAAGTcggaaaaagaaagagggatCAAACTCTTCAAGAACATTTCCTTCCAAGCTTGAGGATTCTGAGATTGCCAAGAACAGTTTGTTAGCCACCAAGAGTGGAGACTTTGATGAGGAAG TTTCCAGTTCAGAAGTTTCATCAGTTAAATTATCAAGCCATGCGATGCCAGAAGCTGGACAAGCTGATCTGAGTACTTTCCAgccaaaagaaaatactaaactgcatcaattttcaaagagCGATAGCAGTAATTCAAGTGCAGTTCACCCTGTGAGGTCACTAGGCGAGGGCAATCTTGATTACGATAGCATTGCCAGGTCATGTAGCTTCAAGTTTCAGTAA
- the LOC131315011 gene encoding uncharacterized protein LOC131315011 isoform X2 has translation MRKTGIISPNKSKTQLMGHQSRKKKEGSNSSRTFPSKLEDSEIAKNSLLATKSGDFDEEVSSSEVSSVKLSSHAMPEAGQADLSTFQPKENTKLHQFSKSDSSNSSAVHPVRSLGEGNLDYDSIARSCSFKFQ, from the exons ATGAGGAAG ACTGGTATTATTTCTCCAAATAAATCGAAGACGCAGCTAATGGGGCATCAAAGTcggaaaaagaaagagggatCAAACTCTTCAAGAACATTTCCTTCCAAGCTTGAGGATTCTGAGATTGCCAAGAACAGTTTGTTAGCCACCAAGAGTGGAGACTTTGATGAGGAAG TTTCCAGTTCAGAAGTTTCATCAGTTAAATTATCAAGCCATGCGATGCCAGAAGCTGGACAAGCTGATCTGAGTACTTTCCAgccaaaagaaaatactaaactgcatcaattttcaaagagCGATAGCAGTAATTCAAGTGCAGTTCACCCTGTGAGGTCACTAGGCGAGGGCAATCTTGATTACGATAGCATTGCCAGGTCATGTAGCTTCAAGTTTCAGTAA